GGGCGCACACCCAGGACACCAAGGCCCACCCCGGCATCACTTTCAATTCCTCGGTGAACCTGATGACGAGTAAATACAACCAGTACCAGACCAACTATATCGGCCAGGTCTACCAAAACCAGGTCCAGTCCTCCGTGGCCTATACCAGGACCTTTACGGGTACCCCGTTTTATTTTTCCGCCGCGTTCAGCCAGAACCAAAACACCCAGCAGCGGTTGTGGAACGTCTCGCTACCCAACCTCAATTTTACCATGAATACCATCTATCCTTTCCAAAAGAAGGACCAGGTGGGCACCAAAAAATGGTACCAAAACCTCGGCATCGGCTATAACGGTTCCTATCAGACGCTGATGTCGTTTTACGATACCGCCTTTTCCTTCAAACAAGTCCTGGACACCCTCCAATGGGGCGTCCACCACACCATACCCATCACGCTGTCCCTGCCCTCCATATTCAATCACGCCGTCCAGATCGCCCCCAGCGTCAGCTACGACGAGACCTGGTTCTCCCGCCAACTCATCAAGACCTGGGACAACAAAAATTCAAAGCTCGACACCACCATCTATAAAGGCTTTTTTCAGCAGCGCCAAATGACCTATGGCGTCAGCACCAGCACGGCGTTGTACGGGACCTTTAATTTCGGGAACGGTTATGTCAAGGCCATCCGCCACGTCATCCGCCCCCAGATCGGCTTTAGCTACCAGCCCGACCTCAACAAGGGCGCCTATTATTCCGTTCAAATCGATACCTTCACCAACGGCGGTACCCAGCAACCCGACTGGGGCACCTACAACAAATACGCCGGCGGCATCTTCTCCCCCTACAGCCAGGGGACCTTCGGCGGGATCAACTTCACCCTCGACAACAACCTCGAAATGAAAGTCCGGAATGGGAAAGACACCACCGGCAGCAACCCCTATAAAAAGGTCAAGCTCATCGACAACTTCGGTATATCCACCAGCTATAACCTCGTCGCCGACTCCTTCCAGCTTGCCCCTATATCCCTTTACGCGCGGAGCAATTTGTTTAATAAAATCAACTTTTCCGGCGGCGCCACCCTCAGCCCCTATCAAACCAACGCCATCGGCAACCAGATCAATAAGTATGTCTGGTCCGGCCACAACTTTTCCGTAGGCCGTTTTGTCAGTGGCTATGTATCCGCCTCCACCACCTTCGAGTCCAAAAAAGCCAAAGGCCAGGAAAACGTCCAGGACTCCCTGCTCAATAATAAGGATTTGAACAACCCCAATGCCATGTCCGACGACCAGCGGGAGCTCAACTATATCCGGAGTAACCCCGCCGAGTTCGCCAACTTCAACATCCCCTGGCACCTCAGCCTGTCCTACTCCCTGACCATCAGCCGCCAGCTCAATTCCAATTCCGTCGGGTATATCAACCGGACCACCCAGTCCGTCAACTTCAACGGGGACTTCAACCTCACCCCCAACTGGAAGATCATCGGCAGCGGTACATTTAGTATAGACTCCTATTCATTCCAGTTCCTCCAGGCCTCCATCGCCCGGAACCTCCACTGCTGGCAGATGGCTATCAACGTAACCCCCCTCGGGTATTACCGGTCGTTCTCCATTACGCTCAGTCCGAAAAGCGGGATCCTCCGGG
This sequence is a window from Dinghuibacter silviterrae. Protein-coding genes within it:
- a CDS encoding putative LPS assembly protein LptD; translation: MTGIVCVSLFAVAHPRPFSKRAWYAGPVQGRVTVTGTVSNPLRTAGDDTTRPGATVRPAAADTAHARGLGDTTHRAPGDTTSRAQGDTTGRAADTTHRTPGDTTSRASGDSTHRLVLDSLAIPLAKDSLDAPISYAAEDSMVLDIPHKRVLLYDQATTDYKDLKLKSGIIVMDQTSQVLTALPAPGVDSNGLLLQRPEFTQKQDLVVSDSMKYNMKSKKGLSFNADGQEGEMFIHSQRSKKIDNNTFYAYNARFTTCDLDTPHFAFRAKRIKYISGKFAITGYTRPEFEGIPFPIGIPYGIFPLVDGQHSGLLPPAFTVNDQQGLGLTGLGYYKVISQNMDFLIKGNIYSYGSWELDLDPSYYVRYHYRGSVNFSVIDTKIAFKGDPDYQQSTNFNLQWAHTQDTKAHPGITFNSSVNLMTSKYNQYQTNYIGQVYQNQVQSSVAYTRTFTGTPFYFSAAFSQNQNTQQRLWNVSLPNLNFTMNTIYPFQKKDQVGTKKWYQNLGIGYNGSYQTLMSFYDTAFSFKQVLDTLQWGVHHTIPITLSLPSIFNHAVQIAPSVSYDETWFSRQLIKTWDNKNSKLDTTIYKGFFQQRQMTYGVSTSTALYGTFNFGNGYVKAIRHVIRPQIGFSYQPDLNKGAYYSVQIDTFTNGGTQQPDWGTYNKYAGGIFSPYSQGTFGGINFTLDNNLEMKVRNGKDTTGSNPYKKVKLIDNFGISTSYNLVADSFQLAPISLYARSNLFNKINFSGGATLSPYQTNAIGNQINKYVWSGHNFSVGRFVSGYVSASTTFESKKAKGQENVQDSLLNNKDLNNPNAMSDDQRELNYIRSNPAEFANFNIPWHLSLSYSLTISRQLNSNSVGYINRTTQSVNFNGDFNLTPNWKIIGSGTFSIDSYSFQFLQASIARNLHCWQMAINVTPLGYYRSFSITLSPKSGILRDLRINRTRSYYSNIPGY